One Pseudomonas brassicacearum genomic region harbors:
- a CDS encoding di-heme-cytochrome C peroxidase: MRLLSRILLLLLALLVVAVAVVLYYIANPRLPFYTPAQQVHYLDQWSAAERQTYYFTPQGTQVKGLRYDWFTALELPFSQQRFASPDYLARFGFLVDPAQKASPNNPGNLPVGFARHQNSGSSDEFLDITCAACHTGELRFKGQAIRIDGGSAQHVLPSSVPTLRGGSFGQALVASLASTYYNPWKFERFARQVLGKDYDARHEELREQFKASLYTFIRVAWNDTHRGLYPTEEGPGRTDAFGRIANASFGDAISAENYRVANAPVDYPQLWDIWMFDWVQWNGSAQQPMARNVGEALGVGATLNFFDAQGKPLQGDARYPSSVRVRDLNKIEETLQLLKPPVWPEALLGTIDKPLASKGRALFVENCAGCHVPKVVQGPDRPVQQLHMLPVKAIGTDPGTANNIADHRFDLTSLQWDPAELAKLDVQLHPTPTAPLDMSQLSVAKGLAYVTAFVENRAYRDAGVTPVERPALDGFGLPIGVRELRAYKARPLAGVWATPPFLHNGSVPTIYQLLSPQAERATSFYKGSFEYDPRHLGYRTEAFTNGFLFDTRITGNHNSGHEFRAGERGNGVIGRLLQPQERWALLEYLKVLGGPLESQL; this comes from the coding sequence GTGCGCCTTCTCTCTCGCATCCTCTTGCTGCTCCTCGCGCTGCTTGTTGTCGCCGTGGCCGTGGTGCTTTATTACATCGCCAATCCTCGCCTGCCGTTCTATACACCGGCCCAGCAGGTGCACTACCTGGATCAATGGAGCGCCGCCGAGCGCCAGACGTATTACTTCACGCCCCAAGGCACCCAGGTCAAAGGCCTGCGCTACGACTGGTTCACGGCACTCGAATTACCGTTTTCGCAACAACGCTTTGCTTCGCCGGACTATCTGGCGCGGTTCGGCTTCCTGGTCGACCCGGCGCAAAAAGCCTCGCCGAACAATCCCGGTAACTTGCCGGTGGGTTTCGCACGGCATCAGAATTCGGGCAGTAGCGATGAGTTTCTGGATATTACCTGCGCCGCCTGTCACACCGGCGAGTTGCGCTTCAAGGGCCAAGCCATAAGGATTGATGGCGGCTCGGCGCAGCACGTCCTGCCTTCCAGTGTTCCGACACTGCGCGGTGGCAGTTTCGGACAAGCACTGGTCGCCAGTCTGGCTTCCACCTACTACAACCCGTGGAAATTCGAACGCTTTGCCCGCCAGGTTCTGGGCAAGGACTACGATGCCCGTCATGAAGAATTGCGCGAGCAATTCAAGGCCTCCCTGTACACCTTCATACGGGTGGCCTGGAACGACACCCATCGCGGCCTCTACCCCACCGAAGAAGGCCCCGGCCGCACCGACGCCTTTGGTCGCATTGCCAATGCCAGCTTCGGCGATGCCATTTCGGCGGAAAACTATCGGGTTGCCAACGCACCGGTGGATTACCCGCAGCTGTGGGATATATGGATGTTCGACTGGGTGCAGTGGAACGGCTCGGCCCAACAACCCATGGCTCGCAACGTTGGCGAAGCGCTGGGCGTGGGTGCCACGCTGAATTTCTTCGACGCCCAGGGCAAGCCGTTGCAGGGCGATGCGCGATACCCCTCCAGCGTGCGCGTGCGCGACCTGAATAAAATCGAAGAAACCCTGCAATTGCTCAAGCCCCCGGTGTGGCCGGAGGCACTGCTTGGCACGATCGACAAACCTCTGGCCAGCAAGGGCCGGGCGCTGTTCGTCGAAAACTGCGCCGGTTGTCATGTGCCCAAAGTGGTTCAGGGGCCCGACAGACCGGTTCAGCAACTGCACATGCTGCCAGTGAAAGCGATCGGCACCGACCCGGGCACCGCCAATAACATTGCCGACCATCGCTTCGACCTGACCAGCCTGCAGTGGGATCCGGCCGAGCTGGCGAAACTGGACGTGCAACTGCACCCGACTCCGACGGCGCCGCTGGACATGAGCCAGCTCTCGGTTGCCAAAGGCCTGGCCTACGTCACCGCGTTTGTCGAAAACCGCGCTTACCGCGACGCCGGCGTCACCCCCGTCGAGCGCCCGGCCCTGGACGGCTTCGGCTTGCCCATCGGCGTACGCGAACTGCGCGCCTATAAGGCCCGGCCGCTGGCGGGCGTCTGGGCCACGCCACCGTTCCTGCACAACGGCTCGGTGCCGACGATCTATCAACTGCTGTCGCCCCAGGCCGAGCGTGCGACCAGCTTTTATAAAGGCAGCTTCGAATACGATCCGCGCCACCTGGGCTATCGTACCGAAGCCTTCACCAATGGTTTCCTCTTCGATACCCGAATCACCGGCAACCACAACAGTGGCCATGAATTCCGCGCCGGTGAGCGGGGCAACGGCGTGATTGGCCGGCTACTGCAACCGCAGGAACGCTGGGCGTTGCTGGAGTACCTCAAGGTGCTTGGCGGGCCGCTGGAGTCGCAACTGTAA
- a CDS encoding FKBP-type peptidyl-prolyl cis-trans isomerase yields the protein MKQHRLAAAVALVGLVLAGCDSQTSVELKTPAQKASYGIGLNMGKSLAQEGMDDLDSKAVAQGIEDAVGKKEQKLKDEELVEAFAALQKRAEERMAKMSEESAAAGKKFLEENGKKTGVTTTASGLQYEVVKKADGPQPKPTDVVTVHYTGKLTNGTVFDSSVERGSPIDLPVSGVIPGWVEGLQLMHVGEKYKLYIPSDLAYGAQSPSPAIPANSVLVFDLELLAIKDPAKADAAK from the coding sequence ATGAAACAGCATCGGTTGGCGGCGGCGGTGGCCCTGGTTGGCCTGGTACTCGCGGGTTGCGACTCGCAGACCAGCGTGGAGCTGAAAACCCCGGCGCAGAAAGCTTCCTACGGTATTGGCCTGAACATGGGCAAGAGCCTGGCTCAGGAAGGCATGGATGACCTGGACTCCAAAGCAGTCGCCCAGGGCATCGAAGATGCCGTCGGCAAGAAAGAACAGAAGCTGAAAGACGAAGAGTTGGTCGAAGCCTTTGCCGCACTGCAAAAACGTGCCGAAGAGCGCATGGCCAAGATGAGCGAAGAGTCGGCAGCCGCCGGCAAGAAATTCCTTGAAGAAAACGGCAAGAAAACCGGTGTGACCACCACCGCTTCCGGCCTGCAGTACGAAGTGGTCAAGAAAGCCGATGGCCCACAGCCTAAGCCGACCGACGTCGTGACTGTCCACTACACTGGCAAGCTGACCAACGGCACCGTGTTCGACAGCTCCGTTGAACGTGGCAGCCCGATCGATCTGCCGGTCAGCGGCGTCATCCCGGGTTGGGTCGAAGGCCTGCAACTGATGCATGTCGGCGAGAAGTACAAGCTGTACATCCCAAGTGACCTGGCCTACGGCGCCCAGAGCCCGAGCCCGGCCATCCCAGCCAACTCGGTCCTGGTGTTCGACCTGGAACTGCTGGCGATCAAGGATCCGGCAAAAGCAGACGCAGCCAAGTAA
- a CDS encoding YkvA family protein, which produces MKAPWNFARFLPLAGRLLARGRLPTLLFAVASKSAREGGRLGKLKEDLRLLQALCLAYWRGEYRAVSAKSLLSIVAGLMYFLSPLDAIPDFLPMFGMFDDIAVLAWIMKNLDGELEAFRAWRYRQSPEQLARAERLPDTPEQLQLQGQKKT; this is translated from the coding sequence ATGAAGGCCCCGTGGAATTTTGCGCGATTTCTGCCCTTGGCAGGGCGCTTGCTGGCCCGCGGTCGATTACCGACGTTGCTGTTTGCCGTCGCCAGCAAAAGTGCCCGGGAAGGTGGCCGGTTGGGTAAGCTCAAGGAGGACCTGCGCTTGCTGCAGGCGCTGTGCCTGGCTTACTGGCGTGGCGAATACCGGGCGGTCAGTGCCAAGTCGCTGCTTTCGATTGTGGCGGGGCTCATGTATTTCCTCAGCCCCCTGGATGCGATTCCCGATTTTCTGCCGATGTTCGGCATGTTCGACGATATCGCCGTCCTGGCCTGGATCATGAAAAACCTCGACGGCGAACTCGAAGCCTTCCGTGCCTGGCGTTATCGGCAATCGCCCGAGCAGCTTGCCCGTGCCGAAAGACTTCCCGACACCCCGGAACAACTCCAACTCCAGGGTCAGAAAAAAACC